One stretch of Cryptococcus decagattii chromosome 10, complete sequence DNA includes these proteins:
- a CDS encoding serine/threonine-protein phosphatase 2A activator 2: MTTPDPSHSPSYTIPTKYILTKAHLAAFQRSKTYSEIFGFIDELNEDIVGRKLTEAGEGSERTRPLIDILNSVHEIAESTPPVDNKLSRFGNPAFKTFYDKVGDASHELHTRIPGLPKEAIQEVEVYFKESWGNKQRVDYGSGMELNFLSWLLCLAKLGLVTKEDYPFLVLGVFWRYIEVMRYIQSTYWLEPAGSHGVWGLDDYHFLPFLWGSGQLRNHKYLRPKAIHDPEVLDEFSKDYMYLSCISFINSIKTASLRWHSPMLDDISTVKTWEKVNEGMKKMFVAEVLGKLPVMQHALFGSLLPFPTPEEDPELKRALEEEGQPATDEHGHIHDPSEKGWSMDCCGIPVPSAFAAAQNANTLKGVPTLSNRPGIKPIPFD, translated from the exons ATGACTACCCCGgatccttcccattctccATCCTATACAATCCCCACAAAATACATCCTCACAAAAGCCCATCTCGCCGCTTTCCAACGGTCAAAAACGTATTCCGAGATATTCGGTTTCATTGATGAGCTCAACGAAGATATTGTGGGCAGGAAGCTGACAGAGGCTGGAGAAGGTTCAGAG CGAACACGTCCTCTCATAGACATCCTTAATTCCGTCCACGAAATCGCCGAATCAACACCTCCAGTGGACAATAAGCTGTCCCGGTTCGGCAACCCTGCGTTCAAAACTTTTTATGACAAAGTGGGAGATGCCTCCCATGAGCTGCATACACGTATACCAGGTTTGCCTAAGGAGGCTATTCAAGAGGTAGAAGTCTACTTTAAGGAATCGTGGGGCAACAAGCAACGAGTGGACTATGGGAGCGGTATGGAACTCAACTTTCTCTCTTGGCT ATTGTGTCTCGCAAAGCTTGGGCTAGTTACTAAAGAAGACTATCCCTTCCTTGTCTTGGGTGTGTTCTGGAGGTATATTGAAGTTATGCGTTACATTCAATCTACATATTGGCTTGAACCAGCTGGTTCACATGGTGTATGGGGTTTGGATGACTACcatttccttcccttcctgtGGGGTAGCGGACAACTCAGAA ATCACAAGTACCTTCGACCTAAAGCCATTCACGATCCAGAAGTCCTTGACGAATTTTCCAAAGATTACATGTATCTCTCGTGCATATCATTTATCAACTCTATCAAAACAGCATCTTTACGCTGGCATTCTCCCATGCTCGACGATATCTCTACTGTCAAAACGTGGGAAAAGGTCAACGAAGGAATGAAGAAAATGTTTGTTGCCGAGGTCCTGGGGAAATTACCTGTTATGCAGCATGCCTTGTTTGGGAGCTTGCTGCCATTCCCAACGCCAGAGGAGGATCCCGAGCTGAAAAGGgctcttgaagaagagggtcAGCCGGCGACGGATGAACATGGTCATATACATGACCCGTCAGAAAAAGGCTGGAGCATGGATTGCTGTGGCATCCCAG TTCCTTCAGCATTCGCTGCTGCTCAAAATGCCAATACTCTCAAGGGCGTTCCTACTTTAAGCAACCGACCGGGTATCAAACCTATTCCATTCGACTAG